A stretch of Castanea sativa cultivar Marrone di Chiusa Pesio chromosome 2, ASM4071231v1 DNA encodes these proteins:
- the LOC142625793 gene encoding peptide methionine sulfoxide reductase A5, with product MVSLQSRGNLLIFLLLTICVIDKAQCIRIPDRISEPTRDPPSQQPLKTAVFALGSFWRSESVFGCLNGVVRTTVGYAGGSKSNPEYRSLADHAESVQVEYDPRLISFKQLLEVFWSSHDSRQVFGQGPDVGSQYRSIIFTNGTEESRMAAISKEREQTKSRSSIVTTQIQQLGTFYPAEPEHQKFELKRNPFFLQLIGNLPEEELERSSLATKLNGYAAELCPPRVQKQIDAKINDIMRKGWPILREL from the exons ATGGTTTCTTTACAGAGCAGAGGCAATCTATTAATCTTTCTTCTCCTCACCATATGCGTGATTGATAAAGCACAATGCATCAGAATTCCGGATCGGATTTCGGAACCCACGAGGGACCCTCCGAGCCAGCAGCCCTTGAAAACAGCGGTTTTCGCGCTCGGAAGCTTTTGGAGGTCCGAATCCGTGTTCGGGTGCTTGAATGGGGTCGTGCGGACCACGGTCGGTTATGCCGGCGGATCCAAATCCAACCCGGAGTACCGAAGCTTGGCCGATCACGCCGAGTCCGTCCAG GTTGAGTATGATCCCAGGCTGATTAGCTTTAAACAACTTTTGGAGGTTTTCTGGTCCAGTCATGATTCTAGGCAAGTATTTGGGCAAGGTCCTGATGTGGGTAGCCAATACAG GTCTATTATATTTACTAATGGAACTGAAGAGTCTAGAATGGCTGCTATCAGCAAAGAAAGAGAGCAAACTAAGTCAAGGAGCAGCATTGTGACTACTCAGATTCAACAGCTGGGAACGTTTTATCCCGCAGAGCCTGAACATCAG AAATTTGAGCTCAAGCGAAATCCCTTCTTTCTTCAACTAATTGGAAACCTGCCAGAAGAGGAGCTCGAGAGGTCAAGTCTAGCCACAAAGCTTAATGGCTATGCTGCAGAACTTTGCCCTCCAAGGGTTCAGAAGCAGATTGATGCaaaaataaatgacattatGAGAAAAGGTTGGCCCATTTTAAGAGAATTGTAG
- the LOC142625792 gene encoding large ribosomal subunit protein uL2x, which translates to MGRVIRAQRKGAGSVFKSHTHHRKGPARFRSLDFGERNGYLKGVVTEIIHDPGRGAPLARITFRHPFRYKKQNELFVAAEGMYTGQFVYCGKKATLVVGNVLPLRSIPEGAVVCNVEHHVGDRGVFARCSGDYAIVISHNPDNDTSRVKLPSGAKKIVPSGCRAMIGQVAGGGRTEKPLLKAGNAYHKFRVKRNCWPKVRGVAMNPVEHPHGGGNHQHIGHASTVRRDAPPGQKVGLIAARRTGRLRGQAAATASKADKA; encoded by the exons ATGGGTCGTGTAATCAGAGCTCAGCGTAAGGGTGCTGGGTCTGTGTTCAAGTCCCATACCCACCATCGCAAGGGACCAGCAAGGTTCCGCAGCCTCGACTTTGGTGAGCGCAATGGGTATCTTAAGGGTGTGGTCACTGAGATCATTCATGACCCGGGTCGCGGTGCACCGCTCGCCCGGATCACTTTCCGCCACCCCTTCCGATACAAGAAGCAGAACGAGCTATTCGTGGCCGCCGAGGGTATGTACACTGGTCAGTTCGTGTATTGTGGGAAAAAGGCTACTCTTGTTGTTGGCAATGTGTTGCCTCTCAGATCTATCCCTGAAGGAGCTGTGGTTTGCAACGTTGAGCACCACGTTGGTGACCGTGGTGTCTTCGCTAGGTGTTCTGGTGATTACGCTATTGTCATTAGTCACAACCCTGATAACGACACTAGCAG GGTCAAACTCCCATCTGGTGCTAAGAAGATTGTTCCAAGTGGCTGCCGAGCTATGATTGGGCAAGTTGCCGGTGGAGGGAGAACTGAGAAGCCCCTTCTCAAGGCTGGTAATGCTTATCACAAGTTCAGAGTGAAGAGAAATTGCTGGCCTAAGGTACGTGGTGTGGCAATGAACCCAGTGGAGCATCCTCATGGAGGAGGTAACCACCAGCATATTGGACATGCAAGCACTGTTAGGCGTGATGCACCTCCTGGTCAAAAGGTTGGGCTCATTGCTGCAAGGAGGACTGGTCGACTCAGAGGACAAGCGGCTGCTACTGCTTCTAAGGCCGATAAGGCATAA
- the LOC142624460 gene encoding large ribosomal subunit protein uL2x, with amino-acid sequence MGRVIRAQRKGAGSVFKSHTHHRKGPARFRSLDFGERNGYLKGVVTEIIHDPGRGAPLARITFRHPFRYKKQNELFVAAEGMYTGQFVYCGKKATLVVGNVLPLRSIPEGAVVCNVEHHVGDRGVFARCSGDYAIVISHNPDNDTSRVKLPSGAKKIVPSGCRAMIGQVAGGGRTEKPLLKAGNAYHKFRVKRNCWPKVRGVAMNPVEHPHGGGNHQHIGHASTVRRDAPPGQKVGLIAARRTGRLRGQAAATASKADKA; translated from the exons ATGGGTCGTGTAATCCGAGCTCAACGTAAGGGTGCTGGGTCTGTGTTCAAGTCCCACACCCACCACCGCAAGGGACCAGCGAGGTTCCGCAGTCTCGACTTTGGCGAGCGCAATGGGTACCTGAAGGGCGTGGTCACTGAGATCATTCACGACCCGGGTCGCGGTGCACCGCTCGCCCGGATCACTTTCCGCCACCCTTTCCGTTACAAGAAGCAGAACGAGCTCTTCGTGGCTGCCGAGGGCATGTACACTGGTCAGTTCGTGTATTGTGGGAAAAAGGCTACTCTTGTTGTTGGCAATGTGTTGCCTCTCAGATCTATTCCTGAAGGAGCTGTGGTTTGCAACGTTGAGCACCACGTTGGTGACCGTGGTGTCTTCGCTAGGTGTTCTGGTGATTACGCTATTGTCATTAGCCACAACCCCGATAACGACACTAGCAG GGTCAAACTCCCATCTGGTGCTAAGAAGATTGTTCCAAGTGGCTGCCGAGCTATGATTGGGCAGGTTGCCGGTGGAGGGAGAACTGAGAAGCCTCTTCTCAAGGCTGGTAATGCTTACCACAAGTTCAGAGTGAAGAGAAATTGCTGGCCCAAGGTACGTGGTGTGGCTATGAACCCAGTTGAGCATCCTCATGGAGGAGGTAACCACCAGCATATTGGGCATGCAAGTACTGTTAGGCGCGATGCACCTCCTGGTCAAAAGGTTGGTCTCATTGCTGCAAGGAGGACTGGTCGGCTCAGAGGACAAGCAGCTGCAACTGCTTCTAAAGCTGACAAGGCTTGA
- the LOC142626196 gene encoding protein SMALL AUXIN UP-REGULATED RNA 12-like, whose product MALKKSNKLPQTAALKQILKRCSSFGKKNNGYDAEGLPDDVPKGHFAVYVGENRSRYIIPISWLTHPEFQSLLQRAEDEFGFNHDMGLTIPCEEVVFRSLTSMIR is encoded by the coding sequence ATGGCtctcaaaaaatcaaacaaactaCCTCAAACAGCAGCTTTGAAACAAATTCTCAAGAGATGCTCAAGCTTTGGGAAGAAGAATAATGGGTACGACGCAGAAGGGCTTCCTGATGATGTGCCAAAAGGCCATTTTGCTGTCTACGTTGGAGAGAACAGAAGCAGATACATAATTCCAATTTCATGGTTGACTCACCCTGAATTTCAAAGTCTGCTTCAAAGAGCTGAGGACGAGTTTGGCTTTAATCATGACATGGGCCTTACCATtccttgtgaagaagttgttttTAGGTCTCTAACGTCAATGATCAGATAA
- the LOC142624662 gene encoding peptidyl-prolyl cis-trans isomerase Pin1 has product MSSSKTTTTTTTGQVRASHILIKHQGSRRKASWKDPEGRVIMNTTRDSAVSQLKSIRDDIVSGKAKFDDIATRLSDCSSAKRGGDLGPFGRGQMQKPFEEATYALKIGEISDIVDTDSGVHIIMRTG; this is encoded by the exons ATGTCGTCCTCGAAAACGACAACGACAACGACGACCGGTCAGGTTAGAGCATCGCACATACTGATCAAACACCAAGGCTCTCGAAGAAAGGCTTCGTGGAAAGATCCAGAAGGCCGTGTTATCATGAACACCACCAGAGATAGCGCCGTGTCTCAGCTCAAATCCATCCGCGACGACATCGTTTCGGGCAAAGCCAAGTTCGACGACATCGCCACTCGCTTGTCCGATTGCAGCTCCGCCAAGCGCGGCGGCGATCTTG GTCCTTTCGGCAGGGGCCAGATGCAGAAGCCTTTTGAAGAAGCAACTTATGCTCTCAAGATTGGTGAGATAAGTGACATTGTGGATACTGACAGTGGAGTCCACATTATCATGAGAACTGGTTGA